In Streptomyces sp. NBC_00704, a genomic segment contains:
- a CDS encoding ABC transporter ATP-binding protein: protein MTASATSAPTTGGGPDLPDGPDRPDGPPSGDARDPFDRDVLPTPPGATGALLRSLLAPMRARVALTALVLLLQQAAVQAGPLLVAYAIDRAVPAWRGADHGPLVAVGAGYLLCALASGGLQYAFLIASARISQDVLLDLRGRIFRHAQALSLDFHERYTSGRLISRSTSDVEALRELLDEGLQELVSMVLSFVFISAMLLWLDLGLGAVAVVSFVPLYQLVRVYQRRAGRVFTARSTAIAAVIVKFVETMNGIRPVRAFRREAANEAGFRVLNRRHERRNGDALLEMARYVVGSRLVANTAVALIVLWSATRVARGSLELGVLAAAVLYLRRLYDPIDRLGMFLNSYQSAAASLEKIAGLLAQRPSVPEPSAPRELPAPRGGLPGREVVFDGVSFGYRTGGEVLPRFDLVLPAGQTVAVVGSTGAGKSTLAKLLARFYDPSRGRVLLDGVDLRELAGPELRRGVVMVTQEAFLFSGTIAENIAIGRPDASREDVERATKAIGAHEFISALPDGYDTDVRKRGGRISAGQRQLVAFARALLADPAVLILDEATSSLDVPGERAVQAAMATVLKGRTAVVIAHRLSTVEIADRVLVMEHGRIVEDGTPAELVAGDGRFADLHRAWRDSLV from the coding sequence ATGACCGCCTCCGCCACTTCCGCCCCCACGACCGGCGGCGGACCGGACCTGCCCGACGGACCGGACCGACCGGACGGACCGCCGTCGGGCGACGCGCGGGATCCCTTCGACCGGGACGTCCTGCCCACCCCGCCCGGCGCGACCGGCGCGCTGCTGCGCTCCCTGCTGGCCCCCATGCGGGCCCGCGTCGCCCTCACCGCGCTGGTGCTGCTGCTCCAGCAGGCGGCCGTGCAGGCGGGCCCGCTGCTGGTGGCGTACGCCATCGACCGCGCCGTGCCCGCGTGGCGGGGAGCCGACCACGGGCCGCTGGTCGCGGTGGGCGCCGGCTACCTGCTGTGCGCGCTGGCCTCCGGCGGGCTCCAGTACGCGTTCCTCATCGCCTCCGCCCGGATCAGCCAGGACGTGCTGCTCGACCTGCGCGGCCGGATCTTCCGGCACGCGCAGGCGCTGAGCCTGGACTTCCACGAGCGCTACACGTCGGGCCGGCTCATCTCCCGCTCCACCAGCGATGTGGAGGCCCTGCGCGAGCTGCTCGACGAGGGGTTGCAGGAACTCGTCTCGATGGTGCTGTCCTTCGTGTTCATCTCCGCGATGCTGCTCTGGCTGGACCTGGGGCTGGGCGCGGTCGCGGTGGTGTCGTTCGTGCCGCTGTACCAGCTGGTGCGGGTCTACCAGCGCCGCGCGGGACGGGTGTTCACGGCGCGCTCCACCGCGATCGCGGCCGTCATCGTGAAGTTCGTGGAGACCATGAACGGCATCCGGCCGGTGCGCGCCTTCCGCCGCGAGGCGGCCAACGAGGCGGGCTTCCGGGTCCTGAACCGACGGCACGAGCGCAGGAACGGCGACGCGCTGCTGGAGATGGCCCGGTACGTGGTGGGCTCCCGGCTGGTCGCCAACACGGCGGTCGCGCTGATCGTGCTGTGGAGCGCGACCCGGGTCGCGCGGGGCTCGCTGGAACTGGGCGTGCTGGCGGCGGCCGTGCTGTACCTGCGGCGGCTGTACGACCCGATCGACCGGCTCGGCATGTTCCTGAACTCCTACCAGTCGGCCGCCGCCTCGCTGGAGAAGATCGCGGGCCTGCTCGCGCAGCGGCCGTCGGTGCCGGAGCCGTCGGCGCCGAGGGAACTGCCCGCGCCCCGCGGCGGTCTGCCCGGCCGCGAGGTCGTCTTCGACGGGGTCTCCTTCGGCTACCGCACGGGCGGCGAGGTCCTGCCCCGCTTCGACCTGGTGCTGCCCGCCGGTCAGACGGTCGCCGTGGTGGGCTCCACGGGCGCGGGCAAGTCCACGCTGGCCAAGCTGCTCGCCCGCTTCTACGACCCCTCCCGGGGCCGGGTGCTGCTGGACGGGGTCGACCTGCGCGAGCTGGCCGGGCCGGAACTGCGGCGCGGGGTGGTGATGGTGACGCAGGAGGCGTTCCTGTTCTCCGGCACGATCGCCGAGAACATCGCGATCGGGCGGCCGGACGCGTCCCGCGAGGACGTCGAGCGGGCGACGAAGGCGATCGGCGCGCACGAGTTCATCAGCGCCCTGCCGGACGGCTACGACACCGACGTCCGTAAGCGCGGCGGCCGCATCTCCGCCGGGCAGCGCCAACTCGTGGCGTTCGCACGGGCGTTGCTCGCCGATCCGGCGGTGCTGATCCTCGACGAGGCGACCAGCTCGCTCGACGTGCCGGGCGAGCGGGCCGTGCAGGCGGCGATGGCGACGGTGCTGAAGGGCCGCACGGCGGTGGTGATCGCGCACCGGCTGTCGACGGTGGAGATCGCCGACCGGGTGCTCGTCATGGAGCACGGCCGGATCGTCGAGGACGGCACTCCGGCCGAACTCGTCGCGGGCGACGGCCGCTTCGCCGACCTGCACCGCGCCTGGCGCGACAGCCTCGTCTGA
- the glgX gene encoding glycogen debranching protein GlgX, which produces MSSAAEQEAVAAQRATPATVVNGAPRKVPGPPVRPGAPTPLGARFRVGPDGVAGTNFALWAGGAEAVDLCLFDEAGRETRARLTELTHEIWHGFLPGVMPGQRYGYRVHGRWDPWTGGRWNPAKLLLDPYARAVDGEFALPAEVYGHVRDWPQQQVADTVRDERDSAPHVPKGVVVHDDDDWADDRRPKTPWADSVIYELHVRGFTRLHPGVPEELRGTYAGLAHPAAVGHLTRLGVTAVELLPVHQFAHEDHLLRRGLKNYWGYNSIGYFAPHAAYSSAGTTGQQVGEFKRMVRALHAAGIEVILDVVYNHTAEAGELGPTLSLKGVDNRGYYRLQADARRYADYTGCGNTLHVVQPHVLRLITDSLRYWVTEMGVDGFRFDLAAALARSMHDVDMLSPFLAVIAQDPVLRRVKLIAEPWDVGSGGYQVGAFPPLWTEWNDRYRDTVRDFWRHALPDVREMGYRLSGSSDLYAWGGRRPYASVNFVTAHDGFTLRDLVSYERKHNEANGEGNRDGTDDNRAWNGGAEGETADDAVRALRRRQLRNLLTTLLLSTGVPMLVAGDELGRTQQGNNNAYCQDNEISWLDWGLLDDPGWRALFDLASRLIALRHRHPVLRRRAFFSGRAHSADGLRDLAWFTERGTEMTEGDWYAPAATLGMYLSGRDIPGRDEQGAPITDDSFLAVLHAGDRPVDFVLPGPPWAERYEVVVDTSRENQDEAPGVTLPAGVAVTVPGRAVLLLRVTG; this is translated from the coding sequence GTGTCCAGCGCAGCCGAGCAGGAGGCGGTGGCGGCCCAGCGCGCCACGCCGGCCACCGTCGTGAACGGTGCGCCGCGCAAGGTGCCGGGCCCACCCGTGCGGCCGGGTGCGCCGACGCCCCTGGGCGCCCGGTTCAGGGTCGGCCCCGACGGGGTCGCGGGCACCAACTTCGCCCTGTGGGCGGGCGGGGCGGAGGCGGTCGACCTGTGCCTGTTCGACGAGGCCGGACGCGAGACCCGCGCCCGGCTCACCGAACTCACCCACGAGATCTGGCACGGCTTCCTGCCCGGCGTCATGCCGGGCCAGCGGTACGGCTACCGGGTGCACGGCCGCTGGGACCCGTGGACCGGCGGCCGCTGGAACCCGGCCAAGCTGCTCCTCGACCCGTACGCCCGCGCGGTGGACGGCGAGTTCGCGCTGCCCGCGGAGGTCTACGGGCATGTGCGCGACTGGCCCCAGCAGCAGGTCGCCGACACCGTGCGCGACGAACGCGACTCCGCGCCGCACGTCCCCAAGGGCGTCGTCGTCCACGACGACGACGACTGGGCCGACGACCGCCGCCCGAAGACGCCCTGGGCGGACTCCGTGATCTACGAGCTGCACGTGCGCGGCTTCACCCGGCTCCACCCGGGCGTCCCCGAGGAACTGCGCGGCACCTACGCCGGGCTCGCCCACCCCGCGGCCGTCGGCCATCTGACGCGGCTCGGCGTGACGGCGGTGGAGCTGCTGCCCGTCCACCAGTTCGCGCACGAGGACCATCTGCTGCGCCGCGGCCTGAAGAACTACTGGGGCTACAACTCGATCGGCTACTTCGCCCCGCACGCCGCCTACTCGTCCGCGGGCACGACGGGACAGCAGGTCGGCGAGTTCAAGCGGATGGTGCGCGCGCTGCACGCGGCCGGCATCGAAGTGATCCTCGACGTCGTCTACAACCACACGGCCGAGGCCGGCGAGCTGGGCCCGACCCTGTCGCTCAAGGGCGTCGACAACCGCGGCTACTACCGGTTGCAGGCCGACGCCCGGCGCTACGCCGACTACACGGGCTGCGGCAACACCCTGCACGTGGTCCAGCCGCACGTGCTGCGGCTGATCACCGACTCGCTGCGCTACTGGGTGACGGAGATGGGCGTCGACGGCTTCCGCTTCGACCTCGCGGCGGCGCTCGCCCGCTCCATGCACGACGTCGACATGCTGTCCCCGTTCCTCGCGGTCATCGCGCAGGACCCGGTGCTGCGCCGGGTGAAGCTCATCGCCGAGCCGTGGGACGTCGGTTCCGGCGGCTACCAGGTGGGCGCGTTCCCGCCGCTGTGGACGGAGTGGAACGACCGCTACCGCGACACCGTGCGCGACTTCTGGCGGCACGCGCTGCCCGACGTGCGGGAGATGGGCTACCGGCTGTCCGGGTCCAGCGACCTGTACGCCTGGGGCGGCAGGCGCCCGTACGCCTCCGTCAACTTCGTGACCGCGCACGACGGTTTCACCCTGCGCGACCTGGTGTCCTACGAACGCAAGCACAACGAGGCCAACGGCGAGGGCAACCGGGACGGCACGGACGACAACCGCGCCTGGAACGGCGGCGCCGAGGGCGAGACCGCCGACGACGCCGTACGGGCCCTGCGCCGGCGGCAGTTGCGCAACCTGCTCACGACCCTGCTGCTGTCGACGGGCGTGCCGATGCTGGTCGCGGGCGACGAGCTGGGGCGCACCCAGCAGGGCAACAACAACGCCTACTGCCAGGACAACGAGATCAGCTGGCTGGACTGGGGGCTGCTGGACGACCCGGGCTGGCGGGCCCTGTTCGACCTCGCCTCACGGCTGATCGCGCTGCGCCACCGCCACCCGGTGCTGCGCCGCCGCGCCTTCTTCTCCGGCCGGGCGCACTCGGCGGACGGGCTGCGGGACCTGGCCTGGTTCACGGAGCGGGGCACGGAGATGACGGAAGGGGACTGGTACGCGCCCGCCGCGACGCTGGGGATGTACCTGTCGGGGCGGGACATCCCCGGCCGGGACGAGCAGGGGGCCCCGATCACCGACGACAGCTTCCTCGCCGTCCTGCACGCCGGGGACCGGCCGGTCGACTTCGTCCTGCCGGGGCCGCCGTGGGCCGAGCGCTACGAGGTGGTCGTCGACACCTCGCGCGAGAACCAGGACGAGGCGCCGGGCGTGACGCTGCCCGCGGGGGTCGCGGTCACGGTGCCGGGGCGGGCGGTGCTCCTGCTGAGGGTGACGGGCTGA
- a CDS encoding M4 family metallopeptidase gives MLSSSPSRRRTPHTTTRRAAAVALVGVSALIAAAVQSGAATAAPAQSPRAGQSHPGAESLRLTPAQRAALIRDADAGKAATAKELGLGAKEALVVRDVVKDADGTVHTRYERTYAGLPVLGGDLVVEKAKSGATEAVTKATRATIKVASLSPAVSAAKAQKQAVGLAAAGGAAGAAADHAPRKVIWAGNGTPVLAYETVVGGLQKDGTPNELHVVTDATTGAKLFEYQGIETGTGNTMYSGTVTLGTTQSGSTYNLTDAARGNHKTYNLNHGSSGTGTLFSGPDDVWGNGSASNAETAAADAHYGAALTWDYYKNVHGRSGIKGNGVGAYSRVHYGNNYVNAFWDDGCFCMTYGDGSGNTHPLTAIDVAGHEMTHGVTSNTAGLNYSGESGGLNEATSDIFGTSVEFYAANPSDVGDYLIGEEIDINGDGSPLRYMDKPSKDGASKDSWYSGIGGVDVHYSSGPANHFFYLLSEGSGAKVINGVSYNSPTADGLPVTGIGRDKAEKIWFRALTTKFTSTTNYAAARTGTLAAAGELYGTTSTEYKAVQDAWAGVAVGARSGGGGGGGGTSFENTADVSIPDNGAAVTSSVTVSGRTGNAPSNLAVAVDIVHTYIGDLRVQLVAPDGSVYTLKAYGTGGSADNINTTYTVNASSEAANGVWQLKVQDNAARDTGYINSWKLTFP, from the coding sequence GTGTTGAGCAGCAGTCCCTCTCGCAGACGCACCCCCCACACCACCACCCGTCGTGCCGCGGCCGTCGCCCTCGTCGGCGTCTCCGCGCTCATCGCCGCCGCCGTGCAGTCGGGGGCCGCCACCGCCGCCCCCGCGCAGTCGCCGCGGGCGGGCCAGTCCCACCCCGGCGCCGAGTCGCTGCGCCTCACCCCCGCCCAGCGCGCCGCGCTGATCCGCGACGCGGACGCCGGCAAGGCCGCGACCGCCAAGGAGCTGGGCCTGGGCGCCAAGGAGGCGCTCGTCGTCCGTGACGTCGTCAAGGACGCCGACGGCACCGTGCACACCCGCTACGAGCGCACCTACGCCGGCCTGCCGGTCCTCGGCGGCGACCTCGTCGTCGAGAAGGCGAAGTCGGGCGCCACCGAGGCCGTCACCAAGGCGACCCGGGCCACCATCAAGGTCGCCTCGCTCAGCCCGGCCGTCAGCGCGGCGAAGGCGCAGAAGCAGGCAGTGGGCCTCGCGGCCGCCGGCGGCGCCGCCGGGGCCGCCGCGGACCACGCCCCGCGCAAGGTGATCTGGGCCGGCAACGGCACCCCGGTCCTCGCGTACGAGACGGTGGTGGGCGGCCTCCAGAAGGACGGCACACCGAACGAGCTGCACGTCGTCACGGACGCGACGACGGGCGCCAAGCTGTTCGAGTACCAGGGCATCGAGACCGGCACCGGCAACACGATGTACAGCGGCACGGTGACGCTCGGCACGACGCAGTCCGGGTCGACGTACAACCTGACCGACGCGGCGCGCGGCAACCACAAGACCTACAACCTCAACCACGGCTCCTCCGGCACCGGCACGCTCTTCTCCGGTCCGGACGACGTCTGGGGCAACGGCTCCGCCTCCAACGCCGAGACGGCGGCCGCCGACGCGCACTACGGCGCGGCCCTCACGTGGGACTACTACAAGAACGTGCACGGCCGCAGCGGCATCAAGGGCAACGGCGTCGGCGCGTACTCGCGGGTGCACTACGGCAACAACTACGTCAACGCGTTCTGGGACGACGGCTGCTTCTGCATGACGTACGGCGACGGCTCGGGCAACACGCACCCGCTGACGGCGATCGACGTGGCCGGCCACGAGATGACGCACGGCGTCACCTCCAACACCGCGGGCCTCAACTACAGCGGGGAGTCCGGCGGTCTCAACGAGGCCACCTCGGACATCTTCGGCACCTCCGTGGAGTTCTACGCGGCGAACCCGTCCGACGTCGGCGACTACCTCATCGGCGAGGAGATCGACATCAACGGCGACGGGTCGCCGCTGCGCTACATGGACAAGCCGAGCAAGGACGGCGCGTCCAAGGACAGCTGGTACTCGGGGATCGGCGGGGTGGACGTCCACTACTCGTCCGGCCCGGCGAACCACTTCTTCTACCTGCTGAGCGAGGGCAGCGGCGCCAAGGTCATCAACGGCGTCAGCTACAACTCGCCGACGGCGGACGGCCTTCCGGTCACCGGCATCGGCCGCGACAAGGCGGAGAAGATCTGGTTCCGCGCGCTGACCACGAAGTTCACCTCGACCACCAACTACGCGGCGGCCCGCACCGGCACGCTGGCGGCGGCCGGTGAGCTGTACGGCACCACGTCCACCGAGTACAAGGCGGTCCAGGACGCGTGGGCCGGCGTCGCGGTCGGCGCCCGCTCCGGCGGTGGCGGCGGCGGTGGCGGCACCTCCTTCGAGAACACCGCCGACGTATCGATTCCGGACAACGGCGCGGCGGTCACCTCGTCGGTCACCGTCTCGGGCCGGACCGGCAACGCGCCGTCGAACCTCGCGGTGGCCGTCGACATCGTGCACACCTACATCGGCGACCTCCGGGTGCAACTGGTGGCTCCCGACGGGTCGGTGTACACGCTGAAGGCGTACGGCACCGGCGGGAGCGCGGACAACATCAACACCACGTACACCGTGAACGCCTCCTCGGAAGCGGCCAACGGCGTGTGGCAGTTGAAGGTCCAGGACAACGCGGCCCGGGACACCGGCTACATCAACAGCTGGAAGCTGACCTTCCCGTAG
- a CDS encoding ABC transporter ATP-binding protein codes for MAQTRATPAPDRSAVRSLLRLWPYVRPVRARLFTAALVAVLASCTGLVIPLVLKWMVDGPVADRDTSGVWLGALVLLLLGLTEALLFGIRRWLVARPLAHVEAEMRAELYGRLQRLPVAFHDRWASGQLLSRATADLGLIRMFLAFPLTFLLVNSVTIVFGVVVMLVQDWTLGLVILGPAVPVVVMCVYFERRYALVARRAQDQVGDLTTVVEESVLGIRVIKGFGRHRTQARAFRELSSTLRGTELAKARLLATIWAVIVTLPELAIGAALVLGAVRVADGDLSAGTLVAFLSTALALRWPVDSIGFLLAMSQEASTASERYFEVMDEEPERDAAVRSAPASDTGLRFDGVVFRYPDAVPGSRPVLDGVDLHVRPGESMALVGATGSGKTTLTALVPRLHEATAGRITLDGEDVAGLPREELRARVAVAFEEPTLFSASVGENVLMGADDRAGAVELERALAVAQAAFVHALPQGADTQVGEQGLSLSGGQRQRLALARAVVGRPRFLVLDDPLSALDVHTEAAVEAALRQVLADTTALIVAHRPSTVLLADRVALLSGGRIAAVGTHHELLRDNPEYAHLMSGTGRQEDDR; via the coding sequence ATGGCCCAGACACGTGCAACCCCCGCCCCCGACCGCTCCGCCGTACGGTCCCTGCTGCGCCTGTGGCCGTACGTCCGCCCCGTACGGGCGCGGCTGTTCACGGCCGCCCTCGTCGCCGTGCTGGCCTCCTGCACGGGGCTGGTGATCCCGCTGGTCCTGAAGTGGATGGTGGACGGCCCGGTGGCGGACCGGGACACCTCCGGGGTCTGGCTGGGGGCGCTCGTCCTGCTGCTGCTCGGTCTCACGGAGGCGCTGCTGTTCGGGATACGGCGCTGGCTGGTGGCGCGTCCGCTGGCGCACGTCGAGGCGGAGATGCGGGCCGAGCTGTACGGGCGGCTGCAACGGCTGCCGGTGGCGTTCCACGACCGGTGGGCGTCGGGCCAGCTGCTCTCGCGGGCGACGGCCGATCTGGGGCTGATCCGGATGTTCCTCGCCTTCCCGCTGACGTTCCTGCTGGTCAACTCGGTGACGATCGTCTTCGGCGTTGTCGTCATGCTGGTCCAGGACTGGACGCTCGGGCTGGTCATCCTGGGGCCGGCCGTCCCCGTCGTCGTGATGTGCGTGTACTTCGAGCGCCGGTACGCGCTGGTGGCGCGGCGGGCGCAGGACCAGGTCGGGGACCTGACGACGGTGGTCGAGGAGAGCGTCCTCGGCATCCGCGTCATCAAGGGCTTCGGCCGGCACCGCACGCAGGCGCGCGCCTTCCGGGAGCTGTCCTCGACGCTGCGCGGCACGGAGCTGGCCAAGGCGCGGCTGCTGGCCACGATCTGGGCGGTCATCGTGACGCTGCCCGAACTGGCCATCGGGGCCGCGCTGGTGCTGGGGGCGGTGCGGGTCGCGGACGGGGACCTGTCCGCGGGCACCCTGGTCGCCTTCCTGTCCACCGCGCTCGCGCTGCGCTGGCCGGTCGACTCGATCGGGTTCCTCCTCGCGATGAGCCAGGAGGCGTCGACGGCGAGCGAGCGGTACTTCGAGGTGATGGACGAGGAGCCGGAACGGGACGCGGCGGTGCGGTCGGCGCCGGCGTCCGACACCGGGCTGCGCTTCGACGGCGTCGTCTTCCGCTACCCGGACGCCGTCCCCGGTTCCCGGCCCGTCCTCGACGGGGTCGACCTGCACGTCCGTCCCGGCGAGTCGATGGCCCTGGTCGGGGCCACCGGCAGCGGCAAGACCACCCTGACGGCCCTCGTGCCCCGGCTGCACGAGGCGACGGCCGGACGCATCACCCTGGACGGCGAGGACGTCGCCGGGCTGCCGCGCGAGGAGCTGCGCGCGCGGGTCGCCGTCGCGTTCGAGGAGCCCACCCTGTTCTCCGCGAGCGTCGGGGAGAACGTCCTGATGGGCGCCGACGACCGGGCGGGCGCCGTCGAGCTGGAGCGGGCGCTGGCCGTGGCGCAGGCCGCGTTCGTGCACGCGCTGCCGCAGGGCGCCGACACCCAGGTCGGCGAGCAGGGGCTCAGTCTCTCCGGCGGGCAGCGGCAGCGGCTCGCCCTGGCGAGAGCCGTGGTGGGCCGCCCCCGGTTCCTCGTCCTCGACGACCCGCTCTCCGCGCTGGACGTGCACACCGAGGCCGCCGTGGAGGCCGCGCTGCGGCAGGTCCTCGCGGACACCACCGCGCTGATCGTCGCCCACCGCCCGTCGACCGTGCTCCTCGCCGACCGGGTGGCCCTGCTGTCCGGCGGTCGGATCGCCGCCGTCGGCACCCATCACGAACTGCTGCGCGACAACCCCGAGTACGCCCACCTCATGTCAGGAACCGGCCGCCAGGAGGACGACCGATGA
- a CDS encoding ABC transporter ATP-binding protein, with protein sequence MTEPTGSTAAGDGGVSAGRLPVAGRADVRRAAVRLVRADGRAFAAVLALNVLAAGAGLAAPWLLGRIIDEVRAGHGTGVVDRLSAAIVVCALAQLLLARWARYAGHRFGERTLARVREQFVDRALALPASAVERAGAGDLTTRGTADVAAVGTTLRDAGPELLVCTAQALFTLAAVFLIDPLLGAVGVLALTPIWCALRWYLRRARAGYLAQGAADSEVAEIVTATASGARTVEAFRLRGRRTAASREALETARRSRFHTLRLRTVFFPAVEVSYSLPVAGVLLLGGVLHARGGTSLGAVVAAALYLRQFTEPLDQILMRVEQLQSSGASFARVEGLAGAPRGAADGGAPAPVGDRIDVRGVRYAYERGGEVLRGVDLTVRPGERLAVVGPSGAGKTTLSRLLAGVDAPSAGTVTVGGAPVAELAPETLRRQVVLVTQEHHVFLGTVRDNLLIAEPAAADEQLWAALEAVGAAGWVRELPDGLDAALGGTGRGTDGSQAQQLALARVVLADPHTLILDEATALLDPTTARHTERALAAVLRGRTVIAIAHRLHTAHDADRVAVMEDGLLTELGTHEALVAGDGAYAALWRTWHGEPAEGPAGSVPHPS encoded by the coding sequence ATGACCGAACCGACCGGGAGCACGGCGGCGGGCGACGGCGGCGTGAGCGCCGGGCGGCTGCCGGTCGCCGGGCGGGCCGACGTGCGTCGGGCGGCGGTGCGCCTCGTGCGGGCCGACGGCCGGGCCTTCGCCGCGGTGCTGGCCCTGAACGTCCTCGCCGCCGGGGCGGGTCTGGCCGCGCCGTGGCTGCTGGGCCGGATCATCGACGAGGTGCGCGCCGGGCACGGGACGGGCGTCGTGGACCGGCTGTCGGCGGCCATCGTGGTCTGCGCGCTGGCCCAGCTGCTGCTGGCGCGCTGGGCCCGGTACGCGGGGCACCGCTTCGGCGAGCGCACGCTCGCACGGGTCCGGGAGCAGTTCGTCGACCGGGCGCTGGCGCTGCCCGCGTCGGCGGTGGAGCGGGCCGGCGCCGGGGACCTGACCACCCGGGGCACCGCGGACGTGGCCGCCGTCGGCACGACCCTGCGGGACGCCGGACCCGAGCTGCTGGTCTGCACGGCCCAGGCGCTGTTCACGCTCGCCGCGGTCTTCCTGATCGACCCGCTGCTCGGCGCCGTCGGGGTGCTGGCGCTGACGCCGATCTGGTGCGCGCTGCGCTGGTATCTGCGCCGGGCCCGCGCCGGCTATCTGGCGCAGGGCGCGGCCGACTCGGAGGTCGCCGAGATCGTCACGGCGACGGCGTCCGGGGCGCGCACGGTCGAGGCGTTCCGGCTGCGCGGCCGGCGGACGGCGGCGAGCAGGGAGGCGCTGGAGACCGCGCGCCGCTCCCGCTTCCACACCCTGCGTCTGCGCACGGTGTTCTTCCCGGCGGTGGAGGTGTCGTACTCGCTGCCGGTGGCGGGGGTGCTGCTGCTGGGCGGGGTGCTGCACGCGCGGGGAGGGACGAGCCTGGGCGCGGTGGTAGCGGCGGCGCTGTATCTGCGCCAGTTCACCGAGCCGCTGGACCAGATCCTGATGCGCGTCGAGCAACTGCAGAGCAGCGGCGCCTCGTTCGCCCGCGTGGAGGGCCTGGCGGGGGCGCCGCGCGGCGCGGCCGACGGCGGGGCGCCGGCTCCGGTGGGCGACCGGATCGACGTGCGGGGCGTGCGGTACGCGTACGAGCGCGGCGGCGAGGTGCTGCGCGGGGTCGATCTGACGGTGCGGCCCGGCGAGCGGCTCGCGGTGGTCGGCCCGTCGGGGGCGGGCAAGACCACGCTGAGCAGGCTGCTCGCCGGGGTGGACGCGCCGAGCGCGGGCACCGTGACGGTGGGCGGCGCGCCGGTCGCGGAGCTGGCGCCCGAGACGCTGCGCCGCCAGGTCGTCCTGGTCACCCAGGAGCACCACGTCTTCCTCGGCACGGTCCGCGACAATCTCCTGATCGCCGAACCGGCGGCCGCCGACGAGCAGTTGTGGGCGGCCCTGGAGGCGGTCGGCGCGGCCGGCTGGGTGCGGGAGCTGCCGGACGGCCTGGACGCGGCACTGGGCGGAACCGGCCGGGGCACGGACGGCTCGCAGGCCCAGCAGCTCGCGCTGGCCCGGGTGGTGCTGGCCGATCCGCACACACTGATCCTGGACGAGGCGACGGCCCTGCTGGACCCGACGACGGCCCGGCACACCGAGCGCGCGCTGGCCGCGGTGCTCCGGGGCCGGACCGTGATCGCGATCGCCCACCGGCTGCACACCGCGCACGACGCCGACCGGGTGGCCGTCATGGAGGACGGCCTGCTCACCGAACTGGGCACGCACGAGGCGCTGGTGGCGGGCGACGGCGCGTACGCGGCGCTGTGGCGGACCTGGCACGGGGAGCCGGCCGAGGGCCCGGCCGGGTCCGTTCCGCACCCGTCCTGA
- a CDS encoding L,D-transpeptidase, with amino-acid sequence MRHVHGRARRAGVALAAVLTWAGLLAGAAGCTGGDSRSGLDRMLGKPPAPEDVIGVTPLDGAKGVRPGERLRVRVPEGRLESVKVVRSQDAEETEVKGRIAADGLSWRPDDDRLGLAARYTVDVVALDGDGDRSARHTTFTTFVPDKRFIGYVTPEDRSTVGTGMIVSLEFNREIVDRAAVERAVRVTAQPPVEVRPHWFGRARLDFRPEEYWKPGTRVTVALGLRDVEAAPGVYGLQQKSFSFTVGRSQVSLVDAAKHTMEVRRDGELLATVPVTAGAPKNTTYNGRMVVSEMLELTRMNGATVGFRKANGKGEYDIPDVPHAMRLTSSGTFLHGNYWADDVFGRANVSHGCVGLRDVKGGSSDTPAGWFFDRSLVGDVIEVVHSKDKQVAPDNGLGGWNMTWKEWTAASAD; translated from the coding sequence GTGAGGCACGTACATGGGCGCGCACGGCGCGCGGGGGTCGCACTGGCCGCCGTACTGACATGGGCAGGACTACTGGCCGGGGCCGCCGGCTGCACCGGCGGCGACAGCCGCAGCGGACTCGACCGGATGCTCGGCAAACCGCCGGCCCCCGAGGACGTCATCGGCGTCACCCCGCTGGACGGCGCCAAGGGCGTGCGTCCCGGGGAGCGCCTGCGGGTGCGGGTGCCCGAGGGGCGGCTGGAGTCGGTGAAGGTCGTCCGGTCGCAGGACGCCGAGGAGACGGAGGTGAAGGGCAGGATCGCCGCGGACGGGCTGAGCTGGCGGCCGGACGACGACCGGCTGGGCCTCGCGGCCCGCTACACGGTGGACGTGGTCGCCCTCGACGGGGACGGCGACCGCTCGGCCCGTCACACCACGTTCACCACGTTCGTCCCCGACAAGCGCTTCATCGGCTACGTCACGCCCGAGGACCGCTCGACGGTGGGCACCGGCATGATCGTCTCGCTGGAGTTCAACCGGGAGATCGTCGACCGGGCGGCCGTCGAACGCGCCGTCCGGGTCACGGCGCAGCCGCCGGTGGAGGTCCGGCCGCACTGGTTCGGAAGGGCCCGGCTCGACTTCCGGCCCGAGGAGTACTGGAAGCCCGGCACCCGGGTCACGGTGGCGCTGGGGCTGCGCGACGTCGAGGCGGCGCCCGGCGTCTACGGGCTACAGCAGAAGTCGTTCTCGTTCACCGTGGGCCGCAGCCAGGTGTCGCTGGTCGACGCGGCGAAGCACACCATGGAGGTCCGGCGCGACGGGGAACTGCTGGCCACCGTGCCCGTCACGGCCGGGGCGCCGAAGAACACCACCTACAACGGCAGGATGGTGGTGAGCGAGATGCTGGAGCTGACCCGGATGAACGGCGCCACGGTCGGCTTCAGGAAGGCGAACGGCAAGGGCGAGTACGACATCCCGGACGTGCCGCACGCCATGCGCCTGACCAGTTCCGGCACCTTTCTGCACGGCAACTACTGGGCGGACGACGTGTTCGGCCGCGCCAACGTCAGTCACGGCTGCGTCGGCCTGCGCGACGTCAAGGGCGGCTCCTCGGACACGCCCGCGGGCTGGTTCTTCGACCGCAGCCTGGTCGGGGACGTCATCGAGGTCGTCCACAGCAAGGACAAGCAGGTCGCCCCGGACAACGGTCTCGGCGGCTGGAACATGACCTGGAAGGAGTGGACGGCCGCCTCCGCGGACTGA